The following proteins are co-located in the bacterium genome:
- a CDS encoding cytochrome P450 — translation MTTARDVRPEGDGTKPPRLSRGLPFLGHLIELRRAPIDLFWRVRNECGEVGEINLAGTRVALLSGPEAQMAFFRAPDEQLNQALAYPFMQPIFGPGVIFDLPVEQRKKALRTRALRDEHMRRHADVISRETEMMCDRLGDSGEIDLLAFFGELTTYTSTATLIGQEFRDDLARKGSEFAHAFQDLERGTDAFAYVNHNLPLPSFRARDRARKKLVELITEILDRREEEGRRCRDLLQ, via the coding sequence CGAAACCCCCGCGTCTGTCCCGAGGCCTCCCCTTCCTCGGCCACCTGATTGAACTGCGACGCGCCCCGATCGATCTGTTCTGGCGGGTTCGCAACGAGTGCGGCGAAGTCGGCGAGATCAATCTGGCCGGCACTCGCGTCGCACTGCTCAGCGGCCCCGAAGCCCAGATGGCGTTCTTTCGCGCGCCCGACGAGCAACTCAATCAGGCTCTCGCCTATCCCTTCATGCAGCCGATTTTCGGGCCTGGCGTCATTTTCGATCTACCGGTCGAACAGCGCAAGAAGGCCCTGCGCACGCGAGCGCTGCGCGACGAGCACATGCGTCGACACGCCGACGTAATCTCCCGCGAAACGGAAATGATGTGCGATCGCCTGGGCGACTCCGGCGAGATCGATCTTCTGGCCTTCTTCGGTGAACTGACCACGTATACATCGACCGCCACCTTGATCGGCCAGGAGTTTCGCGATGACCTGGCCCGCAAGGGCAGTGAATTCGCGCACGCATTCCAGGACCTGGAGCGCGGCACGGATGCATTCGCCTATGTAAACCACAACCTGCCCCTGCCATCGTTCAGGGCCAGGGATCGGGCACGTAAGAAACTCGTCGAACTGATCACGGAGATCCTCGACCGACGCGAAGAGGAAGGAAGACGCTGCCGGGACCTCTTGCAG